CTGCATTTCGCCGCCAGCGCGGTCAAAACGCAGATAGGCAATCGCGTGGCCCCCGGACTGAGTGAACAGGGTGCCTGCCGTTTTGCCATTAGCTGTGATCTCGGTCCCCACGGGCGCGGTGCCGTCGATAACAACGCGGCGCAGGCCCTTGCGCAATTCGGTCTTGTGCTTCATGCGCGCGGTCACTTCCTGACCTACATAACAGCCCTTCTTGAAATCCACGCCGTTCAGCGCTTCGAACCCAGATTCGAGGATATAGCTGTCCTGGGTCAGCTCAGTACCCGCTTCGGGAATACAGTGTTGCACACGCAGTGCATCGAAATCGGTGCCATCATCCTGTTCGGGTGCCGCAGAATACATGCGCCAGCCCATGTCAGGGTGCCGCGGGTCGGGCAGGGCACTCTCGGGCGAGGAGCCGGTTCCGCGCTGCAGGTTCATATCGGTGCTTTCGATGGCCACGTCTGCTCGCAGTTTGTACATGTTCAGACGTTTGATCAGATCATCGGCAAGGTGCTCGGCCGCGTCCAGCAGAACGCCATCGCCATCGCGCTTGAGGAAAAAGTCGGCCAGATACTTGCCTTGCGGCGTCAACAGCGCGGCATATACCAGCCCGTCATCCAAACCCTGAATGTCATTGGTGATCAGGTCCTGCAAAAAACTTTCGGTGTCCGAGCCGGTCAGGCGCAGGATGCGGCGGGTGGGCATGGCTTGGTCCTCGTCATTTCCCTTGGCCTCGTGATATAGGAAGATCCGCCGCCAAGACCAGAGGGTATCAGACGTGCCAGCCCCGATCTCTGTTGTTATTCCGACCCTAAACGCTGCCGATGCCTTGCCCGAGTGCCTTGGCGCATTGATGGAAGGACTGCATGCCGGGCTGATCCGGGACCTGATCATCAGCGATGGCGGATCTAACGACCTAACACTAGAGATCGCGGAAGAGGCCGGAGCAAGGGTTGTCACAGGCACGCCGTCACGCGGCGGGCAATTGCGCCGAGGGTGCGCAGAGCCCAATGGAGATTGGTTGCTGATCCTGCATGCTGACACTGTATTGGAAAACGGCTGGAGCGAGGCGGTAAGCGCCCATCTATCCAGCAACGGACCTGCGGCCTTTCGATTGGCGTTTAAAGCGCGGGGTATTGCGCCGGGATGGGTCTCGGGCTGGGCCAATCTGCGCAGCCGGGTGTTCGGGCTGCCATATGGGGATCAGGGGCTTTTGGTGCCGCGTGATGTCTACCATGCCGCAGGCGGTTTTCCAGACCAACCCTTGATGGAAGACGTCGCCCTAGCGCGTCGATTGCCCCGGATCACACTTCTGGATGCGCGGGCCTTTACAAGCGCGGAGCGGTATGAGCAGGCGGGCTGGATTCGGCGGGGTAGTCGGAACCTGTGGACTCTGCTGCGTTACTTTCTGGGGACGGATCCGCAGGTGTTGGCACAGGCGTATCGGCGATAAGTGTCGTACGTAGCTCGACCAGCGATTTCCCCAACCGGAACGGGGCTGCAAAGCTGACAAGGCACAAAGCTACGATTTGCAGAACCAGAATGTGGGCGTTGGCCTGCAAATATTCCCACTCGTCTTTCAATTTACCGACCTGATCGATCAGATCATCATAACTTTGGGCCAGAATCAGGTAGTCCCCGGCAATGGCCGGTACTTTCCGGCGCATATTGTCGATGGCGGTTTGCGTTTCGTCGTCCAGCGAGGTGAAGACCAGAAACTGGTCAATATCGAAGGCGTCAGCCTGCGCGGCAGCGCTGCGCATTTCATCCATGTCATCATTGGCTTGACGTCCGAACAGGAAATGCAGGCCTTGTAATGGGGCGACCTCATTGGTGACGGCAATGAACAACGGCAGTTCAGA
The genomic region above belongs to Ruegeria sp. HKCCD4315 and contains:
- a CDS encoding TIGR04283 family arsenosugar biosynthesis glycosyltransferase, translated to MPAPISVVIPTLNAADALPECLGALMEGLHAGLIRDLIISDGGSNDLTLEIAEEAGARVVTGTPSRGGQLRRGCAEPNGDWLLILHADTVLENGWSEAVSAHLSSNGPAAFRLAFKARGIAPGWVSGWANLRSRVFGLPYGDQGLLVPRDVYHAAGGFPDQPLMEDVALARRLPRITLLDARAFTSAERYEQAGWIRRGSRNLWTLLRYFLGTDPQVLAQAYRR
- a CDS encoding folate-binding protein YgfZ encodes the protein MPTRRILRLTGSDTESFLQDLITNDIQGLDDGLVYAALLTPQGKYLADFFLKRDGDGVLLDAAEHLADDLIKRLNMYKLRADVAIESTDMNLQRGTGSSPESALPDPRHPDMGWRMYSAAPEQDDGTDFDALRVQHCIPEAGTELTQDSYILESGFEALNGVDFKKGCYVGQEVTARMKHKTELRKGLRRVVIDGTAPVGTEITANGKTAGTLFTQSGGHAIAYLRFDRAGGEMQAGEATVRLTD